The following nucleotide sequence is from Candidatus Eisenbacteria bacterium.
AGTGGATCGCGGGGGAGGCAAATCCGCGCGCCCAACTCCATCAGGGCTTGCGTCCAGTCTCCCGCCCGCGGTCCGGGGGCCAGTCTCGCCGCTTGCTCGGTAACGGCGTGTTTGAGCCTTGCGGAGTCACGCCCTCCCTTGTACCCGTGGATCCGCGCGAGCACCCGGACGACGTTGCCGTCCACCGCGGGAGCAGGATGCCCGAAGGCGATGCTCTCGATGGCGCCGGCGGTGTATTCCCCGATTCCTGGCAGCGACAGGAGCGCGTCCCGATTCGAGGGGACCCGCCCTGAATGCTCGCGAACGATGATTCGAGCCGCGGCGTGCAGATGGCGCGCCCGCCGGTAATACCCGAGCCCGGACCAGGAGGCCTGCACGTCCGCTCCGCGCGCCCGCGCGAGCGATTCCACCCCGGGGAACCGACGCAGGAAGCGCTGGTAGTAGGGAATCACGGTTTCGACCCGGGTCTGCTGGAGCATGACCTCGCTCACCCAGATCGCATAAGGTTCGCGTGTCCTCCGCCAAGGGAGATCGCGCCGGTGCCTCACGTACCAGCGGAGGATGGACGCCCGGAGACCGCCGTTCATGACGCCCCTTCGGAGCCTGCGAGCGAAGCAGCGCGGTGTCCGCTCAGGACGGCGCCTTCGATCGTGGGTGGAAGCCCCGTCCTGGTCCAATCCCCCGCGAGATAAAGTCCGCGCACACGGGTCTCGGCGGGGGGCCTCAAGCGTTGAACGCCGGGAAGGGAGCGCATCGTCGCCCGCCGCTCCTTGTACACGCGCGCGTCCAGGAGCGTCGCCTCGCGCGCCGCAGGAAACGCCTCGGCCAGCTCCCCGGCGGTCTCCTCGAGAATCGCCCGGCCCGGCCGCTCCGCATCCTCGAAGGCGGCGCTCCGGACCGTGCCCACCGGGTACCGGCGCTCCCCTCCCGCCCCTCCACGGTCGAACGCCCACTGGGTATGCGTTCCCACGAGCCCGACGAATCGGGAAGGCAAGATCGGCCGGTCGTAGGTGTGGACGGTGGAGACGATGGGCGACCAGGGAACGCGCACGATCTCCCGGCAGTCGCCGAAGTGCTCCGGCGCGAGCATCCACCCCGCCCGGTCGTGGGGCACCGCGAGGATGATCCGCTTGCCCTCGATCCGACCGCCGCCCAAGAGCGAGAGCCCGGTCAGCCGGCCCGCCTCGATGCGCAGCCCGAGGACGGTCGAGCGGTATCGTACCTCTCCACCCCGCCTCGCGATGTACTCCTCGAAGCCGCTCACCAGCTCCCCCAGACCATGCCGCGGGAGCGCCAGCCCGCTCGATCGCGCGGGGCTCTTGAAGATCCGCTCGAGGACGACGGCGAAAAGCTCCGCCGATCCATCCTCCGGGTCCTCGTTCAGCGAGGCGAGCGCGAGCGGGCGGAGCAGCGCCAAAAGGTCCTCGCGTCCGCCGATCCTCGCGAGCCATCCACCGACCGTGAGCGTCGAGCCGTCCCCGTTCCGCGAGATGAGTGCGCGGACGTGTCTTGGAAGATCGAGCGCCAGGAGCTTCGCCTGGCCCGAAAGCCGGGAGCATG
It contains:
- a CDS encoding A/G-specific adenine glycosylase; protein product: MNGGLRASILRWYVRHRRDLPWRRTREPYAIWVSEVMLQQTRVETVIPYYQRFLRRFPGVESLARARGADVQASWSGLGYYRRARHLHAAARIIVREHSGRVPSNRDALLSLPGIGEYTAGAIESIAFGHPAPAVDGNVVRVLARIHGYKGGRDSARLKHAVTEQAARLAPGPRAGDWTQALMELGARICLPRDPLCERCPAARSCAARRSGTPDRFPKASAARAPRAERRLLLVATSGRRILLVPDEADSCATWTLPYARLLRVSASSAARALARRHLPDPSAPEGPRATFRHRTFSCDSTYEVWCLDLGPGGAPARRPQRAATSLGAAFWATPGELRGLPVRAHTLKALSSLNAMA
- a CDS encoding FAD-dependent oxidoreductase, with amino-acid sequence MSLHPEVVVVGAGFAGVAAATALAERGARVLVLETRQRPGGRATSWTDPRTGEIQDNGQHVLGAFYDETLRLLRRLGTETALQVDPTFHLRVWERGRGMFELRCPNLPAPLHWLAAVGTCSRLSGQAKLLALDLPRHVRALISRNGDGSTLTVGGWLARIGGREDLLALLRPLALASLNEDPEDGSAELFAVVLERIFKSPARSSGLALPRHGLGELVSGFEEYIARRGGEVRYRSTVLGLRIEAGRLTGLSLLGGGRIEGKRIILAVPHDRAGWMLAPEHFGDCREIVRVPWSPIVSTVHTYDRPILPSRFVGLVGTHTQWAFDRGGAGGERRYPVGTVRSAAFEDAERPGRAILEETAGELAEAFPAAREATLLDARVYKERRATMRSLPGVQRLRPPAETRVRGLYLAGDWTRTGLPPTIEGAVLSGHRAASLAGSEGAS